The Sulfurihydrogenibium sp. genomic interval AAAATCAACGTTATTCTGAAGTTGGCAAAGAATTTCATAATTTTTCTTTTCGATTCAAAAGATCAAAAGAAGATGACGGGTAAGATAGACTTATAAAAGTTTTGAAACACTCTTACGCTTTAGAGAGGGTATACTGAAATTTCTGTAACTTCTATAATATATGCGTAAAAAATTATCCTAAAGAGAAGGTGAGCGAGCAATAACCTCACCTTTCAAATTATTTTTACATTAAGTCTCTTATAGATTTATCAATTCTGTTTTCAAGTTCTTCTACTGCTGCTTTTGCCTCCGGGTACTTTGTGCCATCTAAAAGAAGTGATGGTTTAGTTCTTACGATATAAGTATATTTATCGCCTTCAAGTTGGTAAACTGTAATTACAAATGGAGATAAAACCATTGCGTTTGGGTCGTTTGTAAAGATTTTATACAGGGTTGTCATGCTTGTAACAAGGAAGTTTTGGATATAATCAACTTTTAATTTTTTATAGTCTGGGAATAGTTTAATGTTGTTTGCAAGTGGTGCTGCTGGGTCTGTTGTTGTTACTAAGATGATTTGATTAGCTTCAAGATTTCCTTTTAGTGCAATCATAATGTCTGCAGGGTCGCCTTCAATTTTGTAAATAACCAATCCATTGCCTGAACCCTCTGTTGATGGCTGCCATGCAAAGACTGCTGAGAATGACAGAATAACAGCCAATAAAATTACTTTAAAAACTTTCATCAGCTAAACCTCCAAATATAATTTTATAATTAATTATATCAAAGTATTTAGTGTATAGGAATATAAGCATATCCTTTGTTCTGCCAATCAACCAATCCTATAAATGCGTTTGGGATTAGCTCTACGAAATTATACAGGGTCTTTGGGTCTATTTTTTTACCTTTCATTCCTTGTTCACACATTTGAAACTTTACGCCGTAGTTAGTAGTCAAATAACTTAATTTTGATTCTATTTCTTTTTGATTTTCTAAAAGTTCTTTGTCATCTTTGTATGGTGAATTTTGTAAGTCTTTTATAAAGAATTTATATGCATCTCCATGGATGATTACAACTACCTTTAAATCTTTTAACTGGTTTTTGTAATACTCGGCTGAATTTACAAGTCCGCTTAAAAGATACATTTTAAACTTTTTTAAATCTCCTGTTGTAAGGTTGATAACAGCTTTTGGGTTTTCCTCGGCTATGGAAAAACTGAAAACTAATAAAATCAAGACTAAAACTTTTTTTATCATGACTATCACCTCTATTGAAAGTCTTCTAAGTCTAAGTCGTTGAAAATTTTATAAACGTTTGCATCATTAAAAACATCATACATAACATAATTTTTGCATGGTGAGCTTTGGTTTATGTATGCTTTTATTTCATCAAGTCCTTTGCCTTCATCTTTTAGTTTTTTCACTGTGTCTCTTGTGTAAGATAGATAGTTATAGGTAAACTCTATAGCTTTTTTGTCCATGGGTTCATTGTGTCCACCAAGAATTATTTTTGGATTAAGTTTTTCTAAATCTTTCAAAACTTTAAGCCAATTTTTAACAGAAGAGCCTCTATCTCCTGCAAATGGAATTCTGTTTAGATATACTAAATCTCCAGCAAATAAAATGTTTTCATTTTTTACAAAAATAACAATATCATTGTCTGTATGTGCAGGGTTTGTTGGAATTATGCTGATTTCATACTGCCCAACTTTTAAATCTTTCTGAGATTCTATCTCTATATCTGCTGGTATTAGTCTTACGTTTTTGTAGATTCCGCCAAATCTTTGATTTGAGGCTTCAAGAGTCATTTTTGCTTCCGGAGAGTTATAAAATTTGTTTAGATTTTTGTGGGCTATTACAACTGCTCCGGCTTCTTTAAAAGTAGAAGCTCCATACCAATGGTCTGGGTGGTAGTGGGTTATAATCAGATATTTAACAGGTGCTTTTTTCTCCTTTTGTAAAAGTGTTAGAAATTCCTTTGAAAGCTCAGGAGTTGAAAGAGAGTCTATAACTATCCAGCCTTCTTTGGTTAAAATTCCATATGCATTAGACATAAAACCTTTGTTTTCTGGAGATGGCATCGCATCCACACCGCGAACCATGTACATATTTTGATAAAACTTCTTTAGCTCCATTGAGTATGAAATGGTTAATATTATTAAAATTAATAAAACTGTTAAAGTTAAAGGCAGTTTTTTCATTTTAAGGCTCCCTCTTTAGACTTTGAAGGTGCGGCAATTAACAAAACAGTCATAAAACCAAAGCTTGTTAATAAGACTTTTTTCATGCTATATACCTACTTATTGCTTAAACTTTTTTAAGTCATGAACTACTGTTGGAATTAATCTATAGCCTTCTTCTTGAAGTTTTGCAAGTTCAACAACCCCTGCCGGGACTATAGTTATAAATGGCTGTAAATCTTCCTCTTTTAACCCAAGTGCTCTGATTGTGTTTCTGCATACATAAATTTTAAGATTGTAGCTTTTTGTCATTGAATTTAGCCTGTCAACAACATTTTTGTACTTTTCATAATTTTTCTTCGAGAATATCAACGCTTCTGGCCCATGAGATACTATAGCTAATGAGTACTCTCCCATTGGGTTAAACTCATCGAATGCTTTGATGAAGTTAGAGATAAAATTGACTGCCATTTCTGAATCCTTTGGGTCTTCTAACGTCCAATCAAAAACTGCTTTTATTTTGTCCGGAAGTTTAGAGTCAAAATTTGGCTTTTCTTGTGCAAATGTAGATGTTGCTAAGAATAAAAATACCAACATTAGTGATAATAATTTTTTCATCTTATGCCTCCGAATTTCAAAAGAATCAGGAAGACAGGGAACGCTTTGTTCCACATCCCCAGCTTCCTCTGACTTTTAAACTATTAGAAAATTAACTGTAAGCCAACGCCTATGTAATCACCAGCTTTGCCATTTCCAGGATTATAAGCTGATTTTGCTGAGCCAGACTGTTTAACATAGTGTAAATTAAGCTTCATGTTGTTTTGCTTTATATACCAGTTTAAACCAACGTCGGTTGTTTTGAAATTACCATTACCGTTTAAGCTTGCTTTATCTCCTTGCCATTCTGCATAAGTAATGGTTGGTTCAAGGATTGTTTTGTTAGGAAGCGTAAAGTTATAACCACCTCTTACGTGCCATACTTTGTCTTTGTAATCCAAGCTTAATACATCAAAAGACCTTTTTAATTCGTCGTATTCAGCGTTAAATGTAAAATCTTTATAGTTTGCAAGGATATCAAAGCCTAACATTTGGTTGTTTTTGAACTGAACTTTTGGCTTATTATTTGCATCTAAATAGGTATTGTTCCATATACTTTTATCTGCAAGTGGGAATTGGTTGCTATCTTGTCCTCTTCCTTGATATGCGTAGTTAATTGCAAAAGTTATACCGTTTCTTTTTCCAAAGTAATTGACTTTATAGCCCATTCCGTATTTTTTCATCTCTGGGTCGCCATAAGATACAGCTACTCTTGCTGTGTAGAGTAAGTTATCCCCGCCTGTTCCACCGCTAAATTTATCTACGTTAAACACTCCAAAGTTATAGTTAAGTCCAAGCTTAGTTTTTTCATCATTATACAAACCACCTATATTTACGCCAGTTTCACGACCAGGACCGGTTCCTACTAAATGTAGTCTTGGATAAAAGTTTGTTAAAGCTTTTTCAAAGGATAATACTTCAAAGCCTGCTGTAATGCTTTCTCTGCCAACTTGAGGTCTAAAATAACCTACGGTAATATTTGCCCAATTTTTATGAAGTGCATAAGTAAACATAGCATCCCAAACATAGAATTGTTGGTTATTAGTGTTTCCACCAACTACGCCTATACTACCATTTTTTGCAAGTGCAGTGTGTGGATCTAATCCTACGTTGTCATAAGCAAACCATACTCTCCAAGATAAATTTTCTGTTATTGTTCCTTGAAATCCAAGTCTTGATCTTCTTAGGAAGAAATCCATTCTGTTGTCGTATTTTGTGCCGTTCTCAACTCTATCCGTAGTATAAACGCCCCAAAGCTGGTTTGCAAAGAAGATTTCAAGCTCTTTTCCTTCTCCAAAATAAAACTTTGGTGCTGCGTTTGATGGTGTTGCAATGAGTGCAGATGCTACAAGCCCAATTCCTGTAAGTAAAACTTTTCTCATGTTAAACCTCCTTTTAAAATTTTTATTAAAAAATAGATTTTTCACTTGCTTTCTTTGCCATCCTGAGGCTGTAAAGCCATGTTCGGAATAACAAAAAATCTGAGATTCTTCGCTTCGCTCAGAATGACAGCATTAGACAACTTTGTCATCCTGAGGACGCAAGTCTGAAGGATCGCCTGTTTTAAAATAAAGAGATTCTTCACTTCGTTCAGAATGACAAATAAGGCTAAAATTCTTTGCCGGCTACAGAATGGCAATACTATTACCTCTTACCTATTCACTTTTTTATTGACTGACTACGTTATCAATTATTTTTTTAAGTTCTAAATCAAGCTCTTTTAATGCTTTGATTGCATCTGCGTCTAAATTGCCCATATATTTAATGGCTGTGCTTGGTTTAAACGTTCCTACAACCATTT includes:
- a CDS encoding DsrE family protein → MIKKVLVLILLVFSFSIAEENPKAVINLTTGDLKKFKMYLLSGLVNSAEYYKNQLKDLKVVVIIHGDAYKFFIKDLQNSPYKDDKELLENQKEIESKLSYLTTNYGVKFQMCEQGMKGKKIDPKTLYNFVELIPNAFIGLVDWQNKGYAYIPIH
- a CDS encoding MBL fold metallo-hydrolase yields the protein MKKLPLTLTVLLILIILTISYSMELKKFYQNMYMVRGVDAMPSPENKGFMSNAYGILTKEGWIVIDSLSTPELSKEFLTLLQKEKKAPVKYLIITHYHPDHWYGASTFKEAGAVVIAHKNLNKFYNSPEAKMTLEASNQRFGGIYKNVRLIPADIEIESQKDLKVGQYEISIIPTNPAHTDNDIVIFVKNENILFAGDLVYLNRIPFAGDRGSSVKNWLKVLKDLEKLNPKIILGGHNEPMDKKAIEFTYNYLSYTRDTVKKLKDEGKGLDEIKAYINQSSPCKNYVMYDVFNDANVYKIFNDLDLEDFQ
- a CDS encoding DsrE family protein → MKKLLSLMLVFLFLATSTFAQEKPNFDSKLPDKIKAVFDWTLEDPKDSEMAVNFISNFIKAFDEFNPMGEYSLAIVSHGPEALIFSKKNYEKYKNVVDRLNSMTKSYNLKIYVCRNTIRALGLKEEDLQPFITIVPAGVVELAKLQEEGYRLIPTVVHDLKKFKQ
- a CDS encoding porin — protein: MRKVLLTGIGLVASALIATPSNAAPKFYFGEGKELEIFFANQLWGVYTTDRVENGTKYDNRMDFFLRRSRLGFQGTITENLSWRVWFAYDNVGLDPHTALAKNGSIGVVGGNTNNQQFYVWDAMFTYALHKNWANITVGYFRPQVGRESITAGFEVLSFEKALTNFYPRLHLVGTGPGRETGVNIGGLYNDEKTKLGLNYNFGVFNVDKFSGGTGGDNLLYTARVAVSYGDPEMKKYGMGYKVNYFGKRNGITFAINYAYQGRGQDSNQFPLADKSIWNNTYLDANNKPKVQFKNNQMLGFDILANYKDFTFNAEYDELKRSFDVLSLDYKDKVWHVRGGYNFTLPNKTILEPTITYAEWQGDKASLNGNGNFKTTDVGLNWYIKQNNMKLNLHYVKQSGSAKSAYNPGNGKAGDYIGVGLQLIF